A genomic window from Triticum urartu cultivar G1812 chromosome 7, Tu2.1, whole genome shotgun sequence includes:
- the LOC125520895 gene encoding protein trichome birefringence-like 1 — translation MKGLWKQSGLAAMACADAGQLGPAGAGAGRSRRRARLVVYALAVAFAALTAYIALCSPAAPAGAGVGGAGDGASWFDGVYASTAPYRSQVSTFFSSVFPANSSAPSPEPSRRDGGGAASGSSEGGGDVSRDMDTKQVGSGAGSGNSATAGSDKQLGSGGSAPSSNAAGAGAPPAGNPAGSGTAAAKSDSPTNNPATSGGAPASSADRNKGNSTGGGSSSQAGRRGESPTSDSAGERAVPKADEGSDGSSKQSGSGAPTNNGAAGNVSAVKADTKDSVGVSGGSPAGDGSAVKSDSKIEPDNQAVTASGAPSSGSAAGNITTAKADGKDSVGAVNSGSAGSETVVKSDLNNESDGASGSGNVDETHESAPSATPVKSNAEEGGIQHDKSSGNVASTSNQTAVAEEKEDESSTKNQTLVASPIVTKQNQTSGPSSVGSDSAVNKKEATPQVSASSLKDHSSQTIAAKAGNHSEVLAKGSSTKQAGGAGGNKKVDWIKEMAGCDMFHGNWVRDDSYPLYPGGSCPHIDEPFDCHLNGRPDRAYEKLRWQPSGCNIPRLNPTDMLERLRGKRLVFVGDSLNRNMWESLVCILRHSVKDTRKVFEASGRREFKTEGSYSFLFTDYNCSVEFFRSPFLVQEWETRVSNGNKKETLRLDIVEQSSPKYKDADFIIFNTGHWWTHEKTALGKDYYQEGSHIYSELNVVDAFHKALITWSRWIDGNVNPKKTTVMFRGYSASHFSGGQWNSGGSCDKETEPIKNEQYLSTYPPKMSILEDVIHKMRTPVVYLNITRLTDYRKDAHPSIYRKQHLSEEERRSPERYQDCSHWCLPGVPDSWNELVYAQLLISQHQMLQQ, via the exons ATGAAGGGCCTGTGGAAGCAGAGCGGGCTGGCGGCCATGGCGTGCGCCGACGCGGGCCAGCTCGGCCCGGCCGGCGCCGGGGCGGGGCGCTCCCGCAGGCGCGCGAGGCTCGTGGTGTACGCCCTCGCGGTGGCCTTCGCAGCATTGACGGCCTACATCGCCCTCTGCTCGCCCGCGGCCCCCGCCGGCGCGGGCGTCGGCGGGGCCGGGGACGGAGCCTCGTGGTTCGACGGCGTGTACGCCTCCACGGCGCCGTACCGCTCGCAGGTTTCGACCTTCTTCTCCTCCGTCTTCCCTGCCAACTCGTCCGCCCCCTCGCCCGAGCCGTCTCGCCGCGACGGCGGTGGCGCGGCCAGCGGATCGAGCGAGGGAGGCGGCGACGTGAGTCGCGATATGGATACTAAGCAAGTCGGAAGCGGGGCAGGGAGCGGTAATTCCGCCACGGCTGGGTCTGACAAGCAGTTGGGGAGCGGAGGTAGTGCGCCAAGCAGCAATGCCGCCGGTGCCGGTGCACCGCCGGCCGGGAACCCAGCGGGAAGTGGCACGGCCGCCGCCAAGAGCGATTCTCCGACGAATAATCCTGCCACAAGTGGCGGTGCGCCGGCTAGTTCGGCAGATCGGAATAAAGGTAACTCTACTGGAGGCGGTTCTAGTAGCCAGGCAGGGCGTCGTGGTGAATCCCCAACTAGTGATTCTGCCGGAGAAAGAGCCGTGCCGAAGGCCGACGAGGGGAGTGATGGATCCAGTAAGCAGTCGGGAAGCGGAGCTCCGACCAATAATGGCGCCGCTGGAAATGTCAGCGCGGTGAAGGCAGACACCAAGGATTCAGTTGGAGTCTCCGGCGGTAGTCCTGCCGGAGATGGCAGCGCGGTGAAGTCCGATTCCAAAATTGAGCCTGATAACCAGGCAGTGACTGCAAGCGGTGCTCCGAGCAGTGGTTCTGCTGCTGGAAATATCACCACAGCCAAGGCTGATGGAAAGGATTCAGTTGGTGCGGTTAACAGTGGCTCGGCCGGAAGTGAGACAGTTGTGAAATCTGATCTGAATAATGAGTCTGATGGTGCATCAGGGAGTGGAAATGTAGATGAAACCCATGAATCAGCACCAAGTGCTACTCCAGTGAAGAGCAATGCCGAAGAGGGAGGAATTCAGCACGATAAATCGAGTGGGAATGTGGCTTCAACTAGTAATCAGACTGCAGTGGCCGAGGAGAAAGAAGATGAATCTTCAACCAAGAACCAGACCCTTGTAGCATCTCCAATTGTGACCAAACAGAACCAGACGAGTGGACCTTCTTCTGTTGGAAGTGATAGTGCGGTGAATAAGAAGGAAGCAACTCCCCAGGTTAGTGCAAGTTCACTGAAGGATCATTCATCCCAAACAATCGCCGCAAAAGCCGGGAACCACAGCGAAGTTCTGGCCAAAGGGTCATCAACTAAGCAGGCTGGTGGTGCCGGTGGAAATAAGAAGGTTGACTGGATAAAGGAGATGGCCGGCTGTGACATGTTCCATGGGAACTGGGTTCGGGACGACTCGTACCCTCTCTACCCCGGGGGATCGTGTCCTCACATCGACGAGCCCTTCGACTGCCATCTCAATGGTCGGCCGGACCGAGCTTACGAGAAGCTCCGGTGGCAACCCAGTGGATGCAACATCCCAAG ATTGAATCCAACTGATATGTTGGAGAGGCTGAGGGGGAAACGACTAGTTTTTGTTGGCGATTCACTCAACAGGAACATGTGGGAATCCCTGGTTTGTATATTGAGGCATTCTGTCAAGGATACGAGGAAGGTTTTTGAGGCTTCTGGTAGGCGCGAGTTTAAGACCGAGGGCTCGTACTCTTTCCTATTCACG GACTATAACTGCAGTGTGGAGTTCTTCCGctctcctttcctagtccaagagTGGGAGACGCGAGTCAGCAATGGAAATAAAAAGGAAACTCTTAGGCTTGACATTGTCGAGCAATCATCACCAAAGTACAAGGATGCGGACTTCATCATTTTCAATACTGGACACTGGTGGACACATGAAAAAACTGCCCTAGG GAAGGACTATTACCAGGAAGGTAGTCACATATATAGCGAGTTAAATGTCGTGGACGCCTTTCATAAAGCCCTTATCACCTGGTCCAGATGGATTGATGGCAACGTAAATCCCAAGAAAACCACCGTGATGTTCAGAGGCTACTCAGCATCTCATTTCAG TGGCGGGCAATGGAATTCAGGAGGCAGCTGCGACAAGGAGACCGAGCCAATAAAAAATGAGCAATACCTTTCAACCTACCCACCAAAGATGAGCATTTTGGAGGATGTGATCCACAAGATGAGAACCCCGGTTGTTTACTTGAACATAACAAGATTGACGGACTATAGAAAGGATGCGCACCCCTCGATCTACCGCAAGCAACACCTGAGCGAGGAGGAGAGGAGGTCGCCTGAGAGATACCAGGACTGCAGCCACTGGTGTCTCCCCGGGGTACCGGATTCCTGGAACGAGCTGGTTTACGCCCAACTTTTGATCAGTCAGCATCAAATGCTCCAACAGTAA